One window of Streptomyces sp. NBC_00273 genomic DNA carries:
- the panB gene encoding 3-methyl-2-oxobutanoate hydroxymethyltransferase has translation MTPAVSPAREPASAASATLYGGTGTRRITVRDLALAKERGEKWPMLTAYDAMTASVFDEAGIPVILVGDSMGNCHLGYDSTVPVTMDQMTMLSAAVVRGTSRALVIGDMPFGSYQEGAVQALRSATRLVKEAGVGAVKLEGGERSLAQTELIVQSGIPVMSHLGLTPQSVNAMGYRVQGRGDEAAHRLLRDAKAAQDAGAFAVVLELVPAELAAEVTRSLHIPTVGIGAGAECDAQVLVWTDMMGLTGGKMPKFVKQYAELRETMTGAARAFAEDVVGGTFPQPEHAFH, from the coding sequence ATGACGCCTGCCGTTTCGCCTGCCCGCGAACCCGCATCCGCGGCCTCCGCCACCCTGTACGGGGGCACGGGCACCCGGCGCATCACCGTCCGCGACCTGGCCCTCGCCAAGGAACGCGGCGAGAAGTGGCCCATGCTCACCGCCTACGACGCGATGACCGCCTCCGTCTTCGACGAGGCCGGTATCCCGGTCATCCTCGTCGGTGACTCCATGGGCAATTGCCACCTCGGCTACGACTCCACCGTCCCGGTGACGATGGACCAGATGACCATGCTCTCGGCGGCCGTCGTGCGCGGCACGAGCCGTGCGCTGGTCATCGGCGACATGCCGTTCGGCTCGTACCAGGAGGGCGCGGTGCAGGCCCTGCGCAGCGCCACCCGACTCGTCAAGGAGGCCGGGGTCGGCGCGGTGAAGCTGGAGGGCGGCGAGCGCTCGCTGGCCCAGACCGAGCTGATCGTGCAGTCCGGCATCCCCGTCATGTCCCACCTGGGCCTGACCCCGCAGTCCGTCAACGCGATGGGCTACCGGGTGCAGGGCCGCGGCGACGAGGCCGCGCACCGGCTGCTGCGCGACGCGAAGGCGGCGCAGGACGCGGGCGCGTTCGCGGTGGTGCTGGAGCTCGTCCCGGCCGAGCTGGCCGCCGAGGTCACCCGGTCGCTGCACATCCCGACGGTCGGCATCGGCGCGGGCGCGGAGTGCGACGCGCAGGTGCTGGTGTGGACCGACATGATGGGCCTGACGGGCGGGAAGATGCCGAAGTTCGTCAAGCAGTACGCGGAGCTCCGCGAGACCATGACCGGCGCGGCGAGGGCCTTCGCCGAGGACGTGGTCGGCGGGACGTTCCCGCAGCCGGAGCACGCCTTCCACTGA
- a CDS encoding endonuclease/exonuclease/phosphatase family protein, whose protein sequence is MAQAYMTESGNGGSESEPSGTRFRRRLTVLRKDPGIWRRGRVLAGIAVGISLVMIFHADLPNDVGNLGSLTETFLPWLGLAVPFLLAGAVYRKSATALLAVTLTAAVWANLFGGLVSDKSGSGGNLVVATHNVDADNADPRGTAESVARSGADVLALTELKGSAVPVYEKALAAVYKHHSIEGTVGLWSKYPISASAPVDIRMGWTRAMRATVTTPQGPVAAFVAHLPSVRVKLNAGFTANQRDDSAGALGAALAAEPLKKVILLGDLNGTMNDRALSEVTSQMRSTQGAAGDGFGFSWPAQFPMARIDQIMVRGIRPEASWTLPRTGSDHLPVAARVTVKP, encoded by the coding sequence ATGGCACAGGCGTACATGACGGAGTCGGGGAACGGCGGCTCGGAGTCCGAGCCCTCCGGGACCCGATTCCGGCGCCGGCTGACCGTACTGCGCAAGGACCCCGGTATCTGGCGGCGGGGCCGGGTCCTCGCCGGGATCGCCGTAGGGATCTCGCTCGTCATGATCTTCCACGCGGATCTGCCCAACGACGTGGGCAACCTCGGCAGCCTCACCGAGACCTTCCTGCCCTGGTTGGGCCTGGCCGTCCCGTTCCTACTGGCCGGGGCCGTCTACCGCAAGTCCGCCACCGCGCTCCTCGCGGTAACGCTGACGGCCGCGGTCTGGGCGAACCTCTTCGGCGGCCTGGTCAGCGACAAGTCCGGCTCCGGCGGCAACCTGGTGGTGGCCACCCACAACGTCGACGCCGACAACGCCGACCCGCGCGGCACCGCCGAGTCGGTGGCCCGCTCCGGGGCCGACGTGCTGGCCCTGACCGAGCTCAAGGGCAGCGCCGTCCCCGTCTACGAGAAGGCCCTCGCGGCCGTGTACAAGCACCACTCCATCGAGGGCACCGTCGGCCTGTGGAGCAAGTACCCGATCAGCGCGAGCGCGCCCGTCGACATCCGGATGGGCTGGACCAGGGCCATGCGCGCCACCGTCACCACCCCGCAGGGGCCGGTCGCCGCCTTCGTCGCCCACCTGCCCTCCGTTCGGGTCAAGCTGAACGCCGGCTTCACCGCCAACCAGCGCGACGACAGCGCCGGCGCGCTCGGCGCCGCGCTCGCCGCGGAACCGCTGAAGAAGGTCATCCTGCTCGGCGACCTCAACGGAACCATGAACGACCGCGCCCTGTCCGAGGTCACCTCGCAGATGCGCTCCACCCAGGGCGCGGCGGGCGACGGCTTCGGCTTCAGCTGGCCGGCGCAGTTCCCGATGGCCCGGATCGACCAGATCATGGTCCGCGGCATCCGGCCGGAGGCCTCCTGGACCCTGCCCCGCACCGGCAGCGACCACCTTCCCGTCGCGGCCCGGGTCACCGTCAAGCCCTGA
- a CDS encoding AfsR/SARP family transcriptional regulator has translation MRYAILGTAQAIHDDGTPVAVGGARLRALLTALALRPGRVVPAQLLVAEVWDGDPPADAVAALQALVARLRRALGHPAVRSAEGGYQLAAEREDVDLYRFERLVRAGGQASDPAEAAALYEEALALWRGPALADLPDPAAEAARWEAVRMDARRGRLAAALAMGEAERCLPELTALCAQQPLDEPLHTLRIRALRDAGRPAEALAEYDSLRRELSDRLGTDPGPELRALHAELLTSDPQPPTATATATATAAPAVAGVPPVAPAAAGNLRARLTTFVGREDDIRVIGDDLVRARLVTLLGPGGAGKTRLSQEAAEAQDESAWPDGVWLVELAPIDGPGDPEDVAEAALTALGARETKLRGAAAEEMRAFTERAGDDPLDRLAEHCARRRLLLLLDNCEHVIGAAAALAERLLTHCPDVRILATSREPLGVPGESLRPVEPLPDPIALRLLGDRGAAARAGFTIEEDPAAAAEICRRLDGLPLAIELAAARLRLLTPRQIADRLDDRFRLLTSGARTVLPRQQTLRAVVDWSWELLDEAERTVLRRLSVFAGGCDLAAGEAVCADPSDPARHAPYDPADVLGSLVDKSLVVAAPGPDGRGMRYRLLETVGEYAAERLAEAAGDREAAEHRHLVHYRELARTTEPLLRGHGQRAATDRLATEYENLRTAMRRAVAVRDADEVLCLVHSLGWYWHMHDLRSESRHWAEAAAALGPNPFEPPYVPAEPVYERLVDTPPPYSEEARTEGWRALNLVLLASRDQTNETWSTPSVRALIDGVLATYRPGLPQTCRTPASLWIYAVMIAGDPGLLQRVIDATVTTARELGYRWELASALQLRANILANRADWAGDASRDADESLALFRELGDAWGCAEALSAGAEAREKRGEYALAARDYLEAIAYAERLGAMAQVTVLRVRMSGSLIEAGRIEEAEQILTEISATTQRYGNEAMPAARMFLAGILGRTGRFPEARGQLQLLREEFAFGAFAIFDGFLLGTMAWLDNRQGLYEEALDQLRRGMGTVTDPMARMVSPQMPAVYLLIAAVSLVSLGGPRREYDAARLLGAYRAQLPPAHFPVTTEREDHALAQELTRAALGDAAYEKAYAEGGGLSLEEATALI, from the coding sequence GTGCGTTACGCGATCCTCGGAACCGCCCAGGCCATCCACGACGACGGGACCCCCGTCGCCGTCGGCGGAGCACGCCTTCGGGCGCTCCTGACAGCGCTCGCGCTGCGGCCGGGGCGGGTGGTGCCCGCCCAGCTGCTCGTCGCCGAGGTGTGGGACGGCGATCCGCCGGCCGACGCGGTGGCGGCCCTGCAGGCGCTGGTCGCCCGGCTGCGGCGGGCGCTCGGACACCCGGCCGTGCGGTCCGCCGAGGGCGGCTACCAGCTGGCCGCCGAGCGGGAGGACGTCGACCTCTACCGCTTCGAGCGACTGGTCCGGGCCGGGGGCCAGGCATCGGACCCGGCCGAGGCGGCGGCCCTGTACGAGGAGGCCCTCGCCCTGTGGCGCGGACCGGCCCTCGCCGACCTGCCGGACCCGGCAGCGGAGGCCGCGCGCTGGGAGGCCGTACGGATGGACGCGCGCCGGGGACGGCTCGCGGCGGCCCTGGCCATGGGCGAGGCGGAGCGGTGCCTGCCGGAGCTGACCGCGCTGTGCGCGCAGCAGCCGCTGGACGAGCCGTTGCACACCCTGCGCATCCGGGCCCTGCGCGACGCGGGCCGCCCGGCGGAGGCGCTGGCCGAGTACGACAGCCTCCGCCGGGAGCTGTCCGACCGGCTGGGCACCGACCCGGGCCCGGAACTGCGGGCCCTGCACGCCGAACTGCTGACCTCGGACCCGCAGCCGCCGACCGCTACCGCAACTGCCACCGCTACCGCCGCCCCTGCCGTCGCCGGAGTGCCCCCGGTCGCCCCCGCGGCCGCGGGGAACCTGCGGGCGCGCCTGACCACCTTCGTCGGCCGTGAGGACGACATCCGCGTCATCGGGGACGACCTCGTGCGGGCCCGCCTCGTCACGCTCCTCGGACCCGGCGGCGCCGGCAAGACGCGGCTGTCCCAGGAGGCCGCCGAGGCCCAGGACGAGAGCGCCTGGCCCGACGGCGTCTGGCTCGTCGAACTCGCGCCCATCGACGGACCCGGCGACCCGGAAGACGTCGCCGAAGCCGCCCTCACCGCGCTCGGGGCGCGGGAGACCAAGCTGCGCGGCGCCGCCGCCGAGGAAATGCGCGCCTTCACCGAACGCGCCGGGGACGACCCCCTCGACCGGCTCGCCGAACACTGCGCACGGCGCCGGCTCCTGCTGCTGCTCGACAACTGCGAGCACGTCATCGGCGCGGCCGCCGCCCTCGCGGAACGCCTTCTCACGCACTGCCCCGACGTCCGGATCCTGGCCACCAGCCGCGAACCCCTCGGCGTCCCGGGGGAGTCACTGCGCCCGGTGGAACCGCTGCCCGACCCGATCGCGCTGCGGCTGCTCGGCGACCGGGGGGCCGCCGCCCGCGCCGGGTTCACCATCGAGGAGGACCCGGCCGCGGCCGCCGAGATCTGCCGCCGCCTCGACGGTCTGCCGCTGGCGATCGAGCTGGCCGCCGCCCGGCTGCGGCTGCTCACCCCGCGCCAGATCGCCGACCGCCTCGACGACCGGTTCCGGCTCCTGACCAGCGGCGCCCGTACCGTCCTGCCCCGCCAGCAGACCCTGCGCGCGGTCGTCGACTGGTCCTGGGAGCTGCTCGACGAGGCCGAACGCACCGTCCTGCGCCGGCTGTCCGTCTTCGCCGGCGGCTGCGACCTCGCCGCCGGCGAGGCCGTGTGCGCCGACCCGTCCGACCCCGCCCGCCACGCCCCGTACGACCCCGCCGACGTCCTCGGCTCCCTCGTCGACAAGTCCCTCGTCGTGGCCGCCCCCGGACCCGACGGCCGCGGCATGCGCTACCGCCTGCTGGAGACGGTCGGCGAGTACGCCGCCGAACGCCTCGCCGAGGCCGCCGGCGACCGCGAGGCCGCCGAGCACCGCCACCTCGTCCACTACCGGGAGCTCGCCCGCACCACCGAGCCGCTGCTGCGCGGCCACGGCCAGCGGGCGGCCACCGACCGGCTCGCCACCGAGTACGAGAACCTCCGCACCGCCATGCGCCGGGCCGTCGCCGTCCGCGACGCCGACGAGGTCCTGTGCCTGGTCCACTCGCTGGGCTGGTACTGGCACATGCACGACCTGCGCTCCGAGTCCCGGCACTGGGCCGAGGCCGCCGCCGCGCTCGGCCCCAACCCCTTCGAGCCGCCCTACGTCCCCGCCGAGCCCGTCTACGAACGGCTCGTCGACACGCCGCCGCCCTACTCCGAGGAAGCGCGCACCGAGGGCTGGCGCGCCCTCAACCTGGTCCTGCTCGCCTCCCGCGACCAGACCAACGAGACCTGGAGCACCCCCTCGGTCCGTGCCCTGATCGACGGGGTCCTCGCCACCTACCGGCCCGGACTGCCGCAGACCTGCCGGACCCCCGCCTCCCTGTGGATCTACGCCGTCATGATCGCCGGCGACCCCGGACTGCTCCAGCGGGTCATCGACGCGACCGTCACGACCGCCCGCGAGCTCGGCTACCGCTGGGAGCTGGCCTCCGCGCTCCAACTGCGCGCCAACATCCTCGCGAACCGCGCCGACTGGGCCGGGGACGCCTCGCGCGACGCCGACGAGAGCCTGGCCCTGTTCCGCGAACTCGGCGATGCCTGGGGCTGCGCCGAGGCCCTGTCCGCCGGCGCCGAGGCCCGGGAGAAGCGCGGCGAGTACGCACTGGCCGCCCGCGACTACCTGGAGGCCATCGCCTACGCCGAACGCCTCGGCGCCATGGCGCAGGTGACGGTGCTGCGCGTACGGATGTCCGGGAGCCTGATCGAGGCCGGCCGGATCGAGGAGGCCGAGCAGATCCTCACCGAGATCAGCGCGACCACGCAGCGGTACGGCAACGAGGCCATGCCCGCCGCCCGGATGTTCCTCGCGGGCATCCTCGGCCGCACGGGACGGTTCCCCGAGGCGCGCGGCCAGCTGCAACTCCTGAGGGAGGAGTTCGCCTTCGGCGCGTTCGCCATCTTCGACGGTTTCCTGCTCGGCACGATGGCCTGGCTCGACAACCGGCAGGGGCTGTACGAGGAGGCCCTCGACCAGCTGCGCCGGGGCATGGGCACCGTCACGGACCCGATGGCGCGGATGGTGTCCCCGCAGATGCCTGCGGTCTACCTGCTGATAGCGGCCGTCTCGCTGGTCTCGCTCGGCGGTCCGCGCCGGGAGTACGACGCCGCCAGGCTGCTGGGCGCCTACCGGGCGCAGCTGCCGCCCGCGCACTTCCCGGTCACGACGGAGCGCGAGGACCACGCCCTCGCGCAGGAGCTGACCCGGGCTGCGCTGGGCGACGCCGCCTACGAGAAGGCGTACGCCGAAGGCGGTGGCCTCTCCTTGGAGGAGGCCACCGCCCTCATCTGA
- a CDS encoding NAD+ synthase, whose product MPQLRLALNQIDSHVGDIAANADSVVHWTRHSAEQGAHLVAFPEMMLTGYPVEDLALRGSFVEASRTALRELAERLAAEGLGELPVVVGYLDRTERAAPRLGRPAGSPENAAAVLHRGQVVLRFAKHHLPNYGVFDEFRYFVPGDTQPVIRVGGVDVALAICEDLWQEGGRVPATRSAGAGLLISVNASPYERNKDDQRLELVRKRAQEAGCTLAYLAMIGGQDELVFDGDSIVVGADGEVIARAPQFSEGCVLVDLDLPAAHPDAPEGVVDDGLRIERVILSEEPVEPYEPVVTGGYADRLDDDEEVYDALVVGLRAYVKKNGFRSVLIGLSGGIDSALVAAIACDAIGAQNVHGVSMPSKYSSDHSRSDAADLAERTGLNFRTVPIEPMFDAYMGSLGLTGLAEENLQSRLRGTLLMALSNQEGHIVLAPGNKSELAVGYSTLYGDSVGAYGPIKDVYKSDVFRLAEYRNRAAAERGEVPPIPENSIVKPPSAELRPGQVDTDSLPDYPVLDAVLAMYVDRDQGMDAIVAAGFDPELVAKTLRMVDTAEYKRRQYPPGTKISAKGFGKDRRLPITNGWRERA is encoded by the coding sequence GTGCCTCAACTTCGACTCGCTCTGAATCAGATCGACTCGCACGTCGGCGACATCGCCGCCAACGCCGACTCGGTCGTCCACTGGACCCGGCACTCCGCCGAGCAGGGCGCCCACCTGGTGGCGTTCCCGGAGATGATGCTGACCGGGTACCCCGTCGAGGACCTCGCCCTGCGCGGTTCCTTCGTGGAGGCCTCCCGTACCGCGCTGCGCGAGCTCGCGGAGCGCCTGGCGGCCGAGGGCCTCGGCGAGCTGCCGGTCGTGGTCGGCTACCTCGACCGCACCGAGCGGGCCGCGCCCCGCCTGGGCCGCCCGGCCGGCTCCCCCGAGAACGCGGCCGCCGTTCTGCACCGCGGGCAGGTCGTCCTGCGCTTCGCCAAGCACCACCTCCCCAACTACGGCGTGTTCGACGAGTTCCGGTACTTCGTGCCGGGCGACACGCAGCCGGTGATCCGGGTGGGCGGGGTCGACGTGGCCCTGGCCATTTGCGAGGACCTCTGGCAGGAGGGCGGCCGGGTCCCCGCCACCCGCTCCGCCGGGGCCGGCCTGCTGATCTCCGTCAACGCCTCCCCTTACGAGCGCAACAAGGACGACCAGCGCCTGGAGCTGGTGCGCAAGCGCGCCCAGGAGGCCGGCTGCACCCTCGCCTACCTGGCGATGATCGGCGGCCAGGACGAGCTGGTCTTCGACGGGGACTCGATCGTCGTCGGCGCCGACGGCGAGGTCATCGCCCGCGCCCCGCAGTTCTCCGAGGGCTGCGTCCTGGTCGACCTCGACCTGCCGGCCGCCCACCCCGACGCGCCCGAGGGCGTGGTGGACGACGGGCTGCGCATCGAGCGCGTGATCCTCTCCGAAGAGCCCGTGGAGCCGTACGAGCCGGTGGTCACCGGCGGTTACGCCGACCGGCTCGACGACGACGAGGAGGTCTACGACGCGCTGGTCGTGGGACTGCGCGCCTACGTCAAGAAGAACGGGTTCCGCTCCGTCCTGATCGGGCTCTCGGGCGGCATCGACTCCGCGCTCGTCGCCGCCATCGCCTGCGACGCGATCGGCGCGCAGAACGTCCACGGCGTCTCGATGCCCTCGAAGTACTCCTCGGACCACTCCCGCAGCGACGCGGCCGACCTGGCCGAGCGCACCGGGCTGAACTTCCGGACCGTCCCCATCGAGCCGATGTTCGACGCGTACATGGGCTCGCTGGGCCTGACCGGCCTGGCCGAGGAGAACCTCCAGTCGCGGCTGCGCGGCACCCTGCTGATGGCGCTGTCCAACCAGGAGGGCCACATCGTGCTGGCCCCGGGCAACAAGTCGGAACTGGCCGTCGGTTACTCCACGCTGTACGGCGATTCGGTGGGCGCGTACGGCCCGATCAAGGACGTCTACAAGTCGGACGTGTTCCGGCTCGCGGAGTACCGCAACCGGGCCGCCGCCGAGCGCGGCGAGGTCCCGCCGATCCCGGAGAACTCGATCGTGAAGCCGCCGAGCGCCGAACTGCGCCCGGGCCAGGTGGACACGGACTCGCTGCCGGACTACCCGGTGCTCGACGCGGTCCTGGCCATGTACGTGGACCGCGACCAGGGCATGGACGCGATCGTGGCGGCCGGCTTCGACCCGGAGCTGGTGGCCAAGACCCTGCGGATGGTGGACACGGCGGAGTACAAGCGCCGCCAGTACCCGCCGGGCACGAAGATCTCCGCGAAGGGCTTCGGCAAGGACCGCCGGCTGCCCATCACGAACGGCTGGCGCGAGCGGGCGTAG
- a CDS encoding ABC transporter permease: MSTVTTTKPAPAASGPAPVADAHGEGRIGLRGNLRHIGALVRRNALQIKQDPESMFDVVFMPIIFTLLFVFVFGGAISGKGNQGEYVNYVVPGLMAMMGMNIAMGVGTGVNDDFKKGVMDRFRSMPIARSSVLIAKIVVELGRMMVAIAILLAVGFLLGLSIKGPVLGLFLAIGLSAVFGASLMWIFVLLGLTLKTPQAVQGMAMMVLMPLQFGSSIFAPPTTMPGWLQSFTDYNPLSNLADAARSLINGVPVGDSVWMTLVWSLAITAVTMPLAVRKFRQKT, encoded by the coding sequence ATGAGCACCGTAACCACGACGAAGCCCGCTCCCGCCGCGTCCGGTCCGGCCCCGGTGGCCGACGCGCACGGCGAGGGCCGGATCGGCCTGCGGGGCAACCTGCGGCACATCGGCGCCCTGGTGCGCCGCAACGCCCTGCAGATCAAGCAGGATCCCGAGTCGATGTTCGACGTCGTGTTCATGCCGATCATCTTCACGCTGCTGTTCGTGTTCGTCTTCGGCGGCGCGATCTCCGGCAAGGGGAACCAGGGGGAGTACGTCAACTACGTGGTCCCGGGCCTCATGGCCATGATGGGCATGAACATCGCCATGGGTGTCGGCACCGGGGTCAACGACGACTTCAAGAAGGGCGTCATGGACCGGTTCCGGTCCATGCCCATCGCCCGGTCGTCGGTGCTCATCGCCAAGATCGTCGTCGAGCTCGGCCGGATGATGGTGGCCATCGCCATCCTGCTCGCCGTGGGCTTCCTGCTCGGTCTGTCGATCAAGGGTCCGGTGCTGGGCCTGTTCCTCGCCATCGGACTGTCGGCCGTCTTCGGCGCCTCGCTGATGTGGATCTTCGTCCTGCTCGGCCTCACCCTGAAGACCCCGCAGGCCGTCCAGGGCATGGCGATGATGGTCCTGATGCCGCTGCAGTTCGGCAGTTCGATCTTCGCCCCGCCCACCACGATGCCGGGCTGGCTGCAGTCCTTCACGGACTACAACCCGCTGTCGAACCTGGCGGACGCGGCCCGCTCCCTGATCAACGGCGTTCCGGTCGGCGACTCGGTGTGGATGACCCTGGTCTGGTCGCTGGCCATCACGGCGGTCACCATGCCGCTCGCGGTACGGAAGTTCCGCCAGAAGACCTGA
- a CDS encoding ATP-binding cassette domain-containing protein yields the protein MTRNDNKPNAVEVRGLVKHYGETKALDGVDLDVREGTVLGVLGPNGAGKTTLVRCLSTLIVPDAGTATVAGFDVVRQPRQLRRTIGLTGQYASVDEKLSGWENLYMIGRLLDLSRKDARRRADEMLERFSLTEAAKKAAMNYSGGMRRRLDLAASLIGNPAVLYLDEPTTGLDPRTRNEVWDEVQRLVAEGATVLLTTQYMEEAEQLASELTVIDRGKVIANGKVDELKARVGGRTLKIRPVDASDLPGMARALAEAGLDGVAGSQAVPDEGVLLVPILSDEQLTAVVGLLAARGYAIADLGTYLPSLDEVFLAITGQKPVSVEATTPAGVPTEKTEEVAA from the coding sequence ATGACGCGAAACGACAACAAGCCCAACGCCGTGGAGGTACGGGGGCTCGTCAAGCACTACGGCGAGACCAAGGCCCTCGACGGTGTCGACCTGGACGTACGGGAGGGCACGGTCCTCGGGGTCCTCGGCCCCAACGGCGCCGGCAAGACCACGCTGGTGCGCTGCCTCTCCACCCTGATCGTCCCGGACGCCGGCACGGCGACCGTCGCCGGCTTCGACGTGGTCCGCCAGCCGCGGCAGCTGCGCCGCACCATCGGCCTCACCGGTCAGTACGCCTCGGTCGACGAGAAGCTCTCCGGCTGGGAGAACCTCTACATGATCGGGCGGCTCCTCGACCTCTCCCGCAAGGACGCCCGCCGCCGTGCGGACGAGATGCTGGAGCGGTTCTCCCTGACCGAGGCGGCGAAGAAGGCCGCCATGAACTACTCCGGCGGCATGCGCCGCCGGCTCGACCTCGCCGCCTCCCTGATCGGCAACCCGGCCGTGCTCTACCTGGACGAGCCGACCACCGGTCTCGACCCCCGCACCCGCAACGAGGTGTGGGACGAGGTCCAGCGCCTGGTCGCCGAGGGCGCCACCGTGCTGCTCACCACCCAGTACATGGAGGAGGCCGAGCAGCTCGCCAGCGAGCTGACGGTCATCGACCGCGGCAAGGTCATCGCCAACGGCAAGGTCGACGAGCTGAAGGCGCGCGTCGGCGGCCGCACCTTGAAGATCCGCCCCGTGGACGCCTCGGACCTGCCGGGCATGGCCCGCGCGCTGGCCGAGGCCGGACTGGACGGCGTGGCCGGCAGCCAGGCCGTACCGGACGAGGGCGTACTGCTGGTCCCGATCCTGAGCGACGAGCAGCTGACGGCCGTCGTCGGTCTGCTGGCCGCCCGCGGGTACGCGATCGCCGACCTCGGCACCTACCTGCCCAGCCTCGACGAGGTGTTCCTGGCCATCACCGGCCAGAAGCCCGTCTCCGTCGAGGCGACGACACCTGCGGGCGTTCCCACCGAGAAGACCGAGGAGGTCGCGGCATGA
- a CDS encoding DUF4352 domain-containing protein: MSTPPNPPSTPAGPPAEPAGTPTPETDSIPTSAQPLSLEKTPAAPATPEAPATPEAPEAPAQPLSLEKAPEAPEAPETPEAPKTAQAPEAPEVPAAAAPAPAPAPSAFAPPSPSAPTPAAAGFGTPSTPGAPGAPGHTWGEPTPGYPGTVYPGYPGHPGYPGYPGYPQATPNNNGLAVAAVITGGFGIFLGIIPFLFWAGTLLAAVGVGLGIGGIVRANKGAPRKSMAVVGTVLAGLGLLASVGGFFLTVLVVDRADSRIDRQVERDWGPGDDYPSSEPWPSKSPSPTQVPGLTSALPFGETFTYPNGVKVSLSTPTKYEAKDEYSRKRIKNAVQLTVTITNASNAPHEVIYAMPNVRDDQGMTADMVIDGSGVPKMISGSIMPGETASGIVAFELPKGTKSITADISAGVGLGSVKYAGPIG, from the coding sequence ATGAGCACCCCGCCGAACCCGCCCAGCACTCCCGCCGGTCCGCCGGCCGAGCCGGCGGGCACCCCGACACCCGAGACGGACTCCATACCGACGTCGGCGCAGCCGCTCTCGCTGGAGAAGACCCCGGCCGCCCCCGCGACCCCTGAGGCACCCGCGACCCCTGAGGCACCCGAGGCACCCGCGCAGCCGCTCTCGCTGGAGAAGGCCCCCGAGGCCCCCGAGGCGCCGGAGACTCCCGAGGCGCCGAAGACGGCCCAGGCGCCCGAGGCGCCCGAGGTACCCGCCGCAGCCGCCCCGGCGCCGGCTCCCGCCCCGTCGGCGTTCGCCCCGCCGTCGCCGTCCGCGCCCACCCCGGCGGCCGCAGGCTTCGGCACACCCAGCACGCCCGGTGCACCCGGTGCGCCCGGCCACACGTGGGGCGAGCCCACCCCCGGCTACCCCGGAACCGTGTACCCCGGTTACCCCGGTCACCCTGGTTACCCCGGTTACCCCGGTTACCCGCAGGCCACCCCGAACAACAACGGCCTGGCGGTCGCCGCCGTCATCACCGGCGGCTTCGGCATCTTCCTGGGCATCATCCCGTTCCTCTTCTGGGCCGGCACCCTGCTCGCCGCCGTCGGCGTGGGCCTCGGCATCGGCGGCATCGTCCGCGCCAACAAGGGCGCCCCGAGGAAGTCGATGGCCGTCGTCGGCACCGTGCTCGCCGGGCTCGGTCTGCTCGCCTCGGTCGGCGGCTTCTTCCTCACCGTCCTGGTCGTCGATCGGGCCGACAGTCGCATCGACCGGCAGGTCGAGAGGGACTGGGGACCGGGCGACGACTACCCCAGCAGTGAGCCCTGGCCCTCCAAGTCCCCTTCGCCCACCCAGGTCCCCGGCCTGACCAGTGCGCTGCCGTTCGGCGAGACCTTCACCTACCCGAACGGCGTCAAGGTGAGCCTCTCGACCCCGACGAAGTACGAGGCGAAGGACGAGTACTCCCGCAAGAGGATCAAGAACGCGGTCCAGCTCACCGTCACCATCACCAACGCCTCGAACGCGCCGCACGAAGTGATCTACGCCATGCCCAACGTCCGCGACGACCAGGGCATGACCGCCGACATGGTCATCGACGGCAGCGGCGTGCCGAAGATGATCAGCGGCTCGATCATGCCGGGCGAAACCGCCAGCGGGATCGTGGCCTTCGAGCTCCCCAAGGGCACCAAGAGCATCACCGCGGACATCTCCGCCGGGGTCGGGCTCGGCAGCGTGAAGTACGCGGGCCCGATCGGCTGA